One stretch of Candidatus Margulisiibacteriota bacterium DNA includes these proteins:
- a CDS encoding RNA-binding S4 domain-containing protein: MNYKLEADYIELHQLLKVTGIFMSGGEAKFAISQNRVKVNGSVETRKKNKIRVNDIIEVKGEKITVTN; this comes from the coding sequence ATGAATTACAAATTAGAAGCAGATTACATCGAGCTACACCAATTATTAAAAGTAACTGGTATTTTTATGTCAGGTGGCGAAGCAAAATTTGCTATTAGTCAGAACCGAGTAAAGGTTAATGGTTCTGTCGAAACTAGAAAAAAAAATAAGATTAGAGTTAATGATATAATTGAGGTTAAGGGAGAAAAAATTACTGTTACTAATTAA
- a CDS encoding carbonic anhydrase, producing MQTLLKGIVEFKEKDFEKYKELFTSICKHQDPHTLFIGCSDSRVIPNMITKTLPGELFVLRNIANLVPPYREVDEYLATTSGIEYAVKQLNVENIIVCGHSNCGGCASLFIENTGSDELPATSKWMNLAKNVLKQVNEQLPDGSLEAKGWLAEQINVVEQMKHLLTYPYIKEKYEKKEINIFGWHYIIETGDVFNYDSKKGVFELIN from the coding sequence ATGCAAACATTACTAAAAGGTATTGTTGAGTTTAAAGAAAAGGACTTTGAGAAATACAAGGAACTTTTTACCTCCATTTGCAAACACCAAGATCCGCACACATTGTTTATAGGTTGCTCTGACTCAAGAGTAATTCCTAACATGATTACAAAAACATTGCCTGGCGAACTGTTTGTTCTTAGAAATATTGCTAACCTAGTTCCTCCTTACAGAGAAGTTGACGAATATCTAGCAACTACTTCGGGAATTGAATATGCAGTTAAACAACTTAATGTAGAAAATATTATTGTTTGTGGACATTCTAACTGTGGTGGTTGTGCTTCATTGTTTATTGAGAATACCGGCAGCGATGAGCTCCCAGCTACGAGCAAATGGATGAATCTGGCTAAGAATGTGTTAAAACAAGTAAACGAACAGTTGCCTGACGGTTCGCTAGAAGCTAAAGGATGGCTAGCAGAACAAATAAATGTTGTAGAACAAATGAAGCATCTATTAACCTACCCTTACATCAAAGAAAAATATGAAAAAAAAGAAATAAACATCTTTGGCTGGCATTACATTATTGAAACTGGTGATGTTTTTAACTATGACTCAAAAAAAGGAGTTTTTGAGCTAATTAATTAG
- a CDS encoding M23 family metallopeptidase: MKNFINRLLLLLSILSFSFPAEVFFSNVIKQGDSNSILLRAQTKLNNPELNYNNKTIPMHLIYYGPEKYVYRCVIGTDPLTSVGVKKVKIILQDQTLLALSFTVTKNNFQEEYIAIPEAKKGALTNKNLVNEGNIIGSKFKEITKQAKWRDRFIMPAEGRISSPYGAQRKYNVNNIAWWHKGVDIANSIGTPVLTPNDGTIILTGSYAVHGKTIMIDHGQGIVSVFNHLNSIDVNEGDFVKKGKKVATMGNTGNSTGPHLHWGLSVNNVRVNPLQWVNNRFAPNYF; encoded by the coding sequence ATGAAAAACTTTATAAATAGATTGCTGTTACTTTTATCTATCCTTTCATTTTCATTCCCTGCAGAGGTTTTCTTTTCTAATGTAATCAAACAAGGCGACTCCAACTCTATCCTATTAAGAGCGCAAACCAAGTTAAATAACCCAGAACTCAATTACAACAACAAAACAATACCAATGCATCTTATTTACTATGGTCCCGAAAAATACGTCTACAGATGCGTCATAGGAACCGACCCACTTACTTCTGTTGGGGTAAAAAAAGTAAAAATTATATTACAAGACCAAACATTGCTTGCACTTTCTTTTACTGTAACTAAAAATAACTTTCAAGAAGAATACATTGCTATCCCCGAGGCTAAAAAGGGAGCATTAACTAATAAAAATCTTGTGAATGAAGGAAATATAATTGGTTCAAAATTCAAAGAAATAACTAAACAAGCAAAATGGAGAGATAGGTTTATTATGCCTGCTGAAGGACGGATTTCCTCACCATATGGCGCACAAAGAAAATATAACGTTAATAATATTGCTTGGTGGCACAAAGGCGTAGATATAGCAAACTCCATTGGAACTCCAGTGCTTACTCCTAACGACGGAACTATTATCTTAACCGGTAGCTATGCTGTACATGGCAAAACTATTATGATTGACCATGGACAAGGAATTGTCTCTGTTTTTAATCATTTAAACTCTATCGATGTTAACGAGGGAGACTTTGTGAAAAAGGGAAAAAAAGTTGCGACCATGGGTAATACCGGAAACAGTACAGGCCCACATCTCCATTGGGGATTAAGCGTCAATAATGTAAGGGTAAATCCTCTCCAGTGGGTAAATAATCGTTTCGCACCCAATTATTTCTGA
- the typA gene encoding translational GTPase TypA, whose protein sequence is MKQSNIRNVAIIAHVDHGKTTLVDELFKQSGIFNERHHMTERLMDSMDLERERGITIKSKNGSCFYKNHLINIIDTPGHADFGGEVERVLYMADGAVFLVDAAEGPMPQSYFVLKKALALNIPVIVVVNKIDKAAARCEWVVDHVFDLMVQLDAPDNILDFPVIYASAKAGLATKKLSEPGKNIFPLLDTIIDYIPAPVGDSTAPFQLQICAIDYNAFHGRMAIGKITSGKVAVNQDVAVTKNDKILRTGRITKIYRFNADQKVETDEAICGEIISIAGFDEMKVGETITDKDTPMFLPAREVDPPTISMNFLPNSSPFAGREGTFFTSRHIKDRLERELLSDVALHVEELTEITGYKVAGRGELHIAILIEKMRREGYEFEVSRPSVIFHEENGHKTEPYEFIFIEIPEEYQGKVIEKLGQKKGQMIDMELDKGIMKMKFEIPTRGLLGYHAEFMMDTHGMGTINNIFHRYAPYSGEITGRKNGVIIAKETAPTVAYALFNLQERGDLFYGPGVDVYEGQIIGSYSKEGEIVVNANKGKKLTNVRASGTDEAVVLTPYTRMSLEECLSFIDNDELVEVTPKNYRMRKIDIHELDRRRKKNKK, encoded by the coding sequence GTGAAACAAAGTAACATCAGAAATGTAGCAATAATAGCCCACGTAGACCACGGAAAAACAACTTTAGTAGATGAGCTATTCAAACAAAGCGGAATATTCAATGAACGTCACCATATGACCGAGAGACTAATGGATTCCATGGACCTTGAAAGAGAAAGAGGTATAACCATTAAATCCAAAAACGGTTCTTGTTTCTATAAAAACCACTTGATAAATATTATTGACACTCCCGGACATGCTGATTTTGGAGGAGAAGTTGAGCGAGTGCTGTATATGGCTGATGGAGCTGTTTTCTTAGTTGATGCCGCTGAAGGGCCCATGCCTCAATCCTACTTTGTATTAAAAAAAGCCTTAGCTCTTAATATCCCAGTTATTGTTGTTGTCAATAAAATAGACAAAGCTGCTGCAAGATGTGAATGGGTTGTTGACCATGTCTTTGATTTAATGGTGCAGTTAGATGCCCCTGATAATATCTTAGACTTCCCTGTTATTTACGCATCAGCAAAAGCTGGATTGGCTACGAAAAAACTTTCCGAGCCAGGCAAAAACATCTTTCCCCTTTTGGATACCATTATTGACTACATCCCAGCTCCTGTTGGTGATAGTACGGCTCCTTTTCAGCTTCAAATATGCGCGATAGACTATAATGCCTTCCATGGCAGAATGGCCATCGGGAAAATAACTTCTGGTAAAGTTGCTGTTAATCAAGATGTTGCTGTTACTAAAAATGACAAAATTCTTAGAACTGGCAGAATCACAAAAATCTATAGATTTAATGCTGACCAAAAAGTAGAGACAGACGAAGCTATCTGTGGAGAAATAATATCAATAGCTGGTTTTGATGAAATGAAAGTTGGGGAAACCATCACGGATAAAGATACCCCCATGTTTTTGCCAGCACGAGAAGTAGACCCACCAACCATTTCCATGAACTTTCTACCAAACTCCTCACCTTTTGCAGGACGAGAAGGAACCTTTTTTACCTCCCGACATATCAAAGACAGACTTGAGCGTGAACTATTGAGTGATGTTGCTTTACATGTTGAAGAACTAACCGAAATAACAGGCTATAAAGTTGCCGGCAGAGGTGAGCTTCATATTGCCATACTTATTGAAAAAATGAGACGTGAAGGATACGAATTTGAAGTATCCAGACCAAGCGTTATCTTTCATGAAGAAAATGGACACAAAACAGAACCTTATGAATTTATTTTTATTGAAATACCAGAAGAATATCAAGGCAAAGTCATTGAAAAACTTGGACAAAAAAAAGGACAAATGATTGACATGGAGCTTGATAAAGGAATAATGAAAATGAAGTTTGAAATACCCACAAGAGGACTATTAGGCTATCACGCAGAATTCATGATGGACACCCATGGCATGGGGACAATAAACAATATTTTCCATCGTTACGCACCTTACTCTGGTGAAATTACTGGCAGAAAAAATGGTGTTATTATTGCAAAAGAAACAGCACCTACTGTTGCCTACGCTTTGTTTAACCTTCAAGAAAGAGGAGATTTGTTTTATGGGCCTGGTGTTGATGTCTACGAAGGACAAATAATAGGAAGTTACTCAAAAGAAGGAGAAATAGTGGTTAACGCTAATAAAGGAAAAAAGCTCACTAATGTCAGAGCCTCGGGAACTGACGAAGCAGTGGTGCTTACTCCTTATACTAGAATGTCACTTGAAGAATGCTTATCCTTTATTGACAACGATGAACTAGTGGAAGTTACTCCTAAAAACTACAGAATGAGAAAAATTGATATTCATGAGCTTGATAGAAGAAGAAAAAAAAATAAAAAATAA
- a CDS encoding hemolysin III family protein, whose product MGLKDPVSGLLHLIGAALAIPATILLIIFGSDSAWKIVSFSVYGLCLFLLFTFSTLYHWLPQRCSGKHQVFRKLDHLAIYALIAGSYTPFCLVTLRGPWGWTIFGLTWGLAIIGMTIQSIFINAPRWLTTSIYVLMGWMVVIAIKPITTLLPIKGLILLIAGGVVYSIGGVVYTIKKPNFHKFFNYHDLWHVFVLFGAFFHFLALLLVVSQQ is encoded by the coding sequence ATGGGACTTAAAGATCCGGTTAGTGGTTTATTACATTTAATAGGTGCTGCCTTAGCTATACCAGCTACTATTTTATTAATTATTTTTGGTTCTGATTCTGCGTGGAAAATAGTTTCGTTTTCAGTATATGGCTTATGTTTATTCCTTCTTTTCACCTTTAGCACACTTTATCACTGGCTACCTCAACGATGTAGCGGAAAACATCAAGTATTTAGAAAGCTTGACCACTTAGCTATTTATGCATTAATTGCTGGTTCTTATACTCCTTTTTGTTTAGTCACACTCAGAGGTCCTTGGGGATGGACCATTTTTGGATTAACTTGGGGTTTAGCGATAATTGGCATGACTATTCAATCTATCTTTATTAATGCTCCTCGTTGGTTAACTACATCTATTTATGTACTGATGGGGTGGATGGTAGTAATAGCAATTAAGCCAATCACGACCTTGTTGCCAATCAAAGGACTTATTTTATTAATAGCAGGTGGCGTAGTTTACTCAATCGGTGGGGTTGTTTATACAATTAAAAAACCTAACTTTCACAAATTCTTTAATTACCATGATTTATGGCATGTGTTTGTACTATTTGGAGCTTTTTTTCACTTTCTAGCACTTTTACTCGTTGTATCCCAACAATAA